In Methanonatronarchaeum sp. AMET-Sl, one genomic interval encodes:
- a CDS encoding alanine--glyoxylate aminotransferase family protein, whose protein sequence is MKLFIPGPVEVRDDLLEVMSDPMIGHRSPEFSELYDEVVNGLQRVIQTDNDVFISTSSATGLLEAAVRNTVDKKCLNLSNGAFGDRWHEITERNGKECRKLEFEWGKPIDPEVVEEAFDEEFYDVVTVVHNESSTGLMNPVEEISEVIPDETLLLVDTVSSMGGVDFPVDDYDVDICVFGTQKCMGLPPGLAFCSVSEDAIERSIDVGDKGYYFSFDIFRKYNERRQTPTTPNISLLYALKKQLSYILEGEGLKSRWKRHSVMAETTRSWAREHFDVFPESGYESESLTAVENTRDIDVSKMISRLKAKGYVISNGYGDLKEKTFRIGHLADREPREINELLNLIDEILNL, encoded by the coding sequence ATGAAGTTGTTTATACCTGGTCCGGTTGAAGTTCGAGATGATCTTCTTGAAGTTATGTCGGATCCTATGATTGGTCATAGAAGTCCTGAGTTTTCTGAGCTATATGATGAAGTTGTTAATGGGTTGCAGAGGGTTATTCAGACTGATAATGATGTTTTTATCTCCACTTCGTCTGCTACGGGACTTCTAGAGGCTGCTGTTAGAAACACTGTTGACAAGAAATGTCTTAATCTATCTAACGGTGCCTTTGGGGATCGTTGGCATGAGATCACTGAGCGGAACGGTAAAGAATGTAGGAAACTTGAGTTTGAGTGGGGTAAGCCTATAGATCCTGAAGTCGTTGAAGAAGCTTTTGATGAAGAGTTTTATGATGTTGTGACTGTTGTGCATAATGAGTCTTCAACTGGGTTAATGAATCCTGTTGAAGAGATTTCAGAGGTTATTCCAGATGAGACTTTATTGCTTGTTGACACAGTCAGTTCTATGGGTGGTGTTGACTTCCCAGTAGATGATTATGATGTAGATATCTGTGTTTTTGGTACACAGAAATGTATGGGTTTGCCGCCAGGCCTTGCTTTCTGCTCTGTCAGTGAAGATGCTATTGAAAGGTCGATTGATGTTGGGGATAAGGGATATTATTTCAGTTTCGATATTTTCAGGAAATATAATGAGAGACGTCAGACTCCTACAACTCCAAATATATCGCTTTTGTATGCATTGAAAAAACAACTTAGTTATATACTTGAAGGGGAGGGGCTTAAATCACGTTGGAAAAGACATTCTGTTATGGCTGAAACAACTCGAAGTTGGGCTAGAGAACATTTCGATGTCTTTCCTGAATCGGGGTATGAGTCTGAGAGCCTAACAGCGGTTGAAAACACTAGGGATATAGATGTTTCTAAAATGATTTCAAGATTAAAGGCTAAGGGCTACGTTATCAGCAATGGATATGGTGATTTGAAAGAGAAAACTTTTAGAATCGGCCATCTCGCAGATCGAGAGCCCAGAGAAATTAATGAACTTCTCAACCTTATTGATGAGATACTTAATTTATAA
- a CDS encoding DEAD/DEAH box helicase family protein, whose protein sequence is MLLKYDKGTIAIEGEYNLPYTKWDERTDNLRAMAYRYRDIKDYLEKSEIQYEDRVLDTIPMSDFKFDVELRPYQKEAISQWMKFTRGVIVLPTGSGKTYVGIGAISKINSPSFIVVPTLDLVDQWIDVLKEQNLPAGEYTGRKKKLKPITVSTYDSAYIHAEKLGNKFKMILFDEVHHLPSEGYRHIAEFFASPHRMGLTATYEREDDLHHELSNLLGGKVYEVDTDELTGQYLSDYRTEVIGVELTEKESKRYEEYTSIFRNYLRSRNIQMNGPGDFKKVVMRSGNDPEAWRAVRAKNRARKIAYSSEAKIQELANLLKKHQEDRIIIFTRYNDMVYRISKRFLIPAITHETNKKERESILHKFKDDTYPAIVSSKVLDEGVDVPDANIGIILSGTGSKREYRQRLGRLLRPSGNDTVLYEVVTKNTTELRTSSRRKRE, encoded by the coding sequence ATGCTTTTAAAGTATGATAAAGGAACAATAGCTATTGAAGGAGAATACAACCTCCCATACACTAAGTGGGATGAGAGAACCGACAACCTACGTGCAATGGCCTATAGATATCGAGATATCAAAGATTACCTAGAAAAATCAGAAATCCAGTATGAAGACCGTGTTTTAGACACAATACCTATGTCAGATTTTAAATTCGATGTAGAGTTAAGACCATATCAAAAAGAAGCAATCTCCCAGTGGATGAAGTTCACTAGAGGAGTTATAGTTCTCCCAACAGGCTCTGGAAAAACATACGTTGGTATTGGCGCCATATCTAAAATAAACTCACCATCTTTTATAGTGGTACCTACACTCGATTTGGTAGATCAATGGATAGATGTATTAAAGGAGCAAAATCTACCTGCAGGTGAGTATACAGGTCGAAAGAAAAAACTAAAGCCAATAACAGTTTCAACATATGACTCAGCATACATACATGCTGAAAAACTCGGTAATAAATTTAAGATGATTCTGTTCGATGAAGTACACCACCTGCCTTCAGAGGGATATAGACACATTGCTGAGTTCTTTGCCTCACCACATAGAATGGGGTTGACAGCAACATACGAAAGAGAAGACGACCTACACCATGAACTGTCAAACCTTCTCGGCGGCAAAGTATACGAAGTTGACACTGACGAACTCACCGGCCAATACCTCTCAGACTATAGAACAGAAGTTATAGGAGTTGAGTTAACCGAAAAAGAATCGAAGAGATACGAAGAGTATACATCTATATTCAGAAATTACCTAAGGTCAAGAAATATACAGATGAATGGGCCAGGAGATTTTAAGAAAGTTGTAATGCGTAGTGGAAATGACCCAGAAGCTTGGAGAGCCGTTAGAGCAAAAAACAGAGCTAGGAAGATCGCATATAGCTCTGAAGCCAAAATCCAGGAACTTGCCAACCTACTTAAAAAACACCAAGAAGACAGAATAATCATATTTACACGTTACAATGACATGGTATACCGAATATCTAAACGGTTTTTAATCCCCGCCATCACACATGAAACAAATAAAAAAGAAAGAGAATCGATTTTACATAAATTTAAAGACGACACCTATCCAGCGATTGTAAGTTCAAAGGTACTTGATGAAGGAGTAGATGTCCCAGACGCAAACATAGGTATAATACTCAGTGGAACCGGAAGCAAAAGGGAATATAGACAAAGATTAGGTAGGTTATTAAGGCCCTCCGGAAATGACACAGTCCTATACGAAGTAGTCACCAAAAACACAACCGAACTACGCACCTCAAGTAGAAGAAAACGAGAATAA
- a CDS encoding heavy metal translocating P-type ATPase, with amino-acid sequence MSQKNEECSCCRICGNKEKHEKNKTQINHSGHEELFKKRFLISFFLSIPVLIYSPTIQDWFNYAPPIFLGSEYIPIFFGTTVFIVGGIPFLKMGVVEARNREPGMMMLISLAIMVAFTYSIFASIFDIGMTLYWELVTLIVIFLLGHWIEMRSVRRASGALDELADLMPEKAEVITSSGDTELVELDKIKEDDLVLVRPGQNIPVDGVVEKGSTKVDQSMITGESNPVRKEPGDKVVGGTLNGDGSLRVRVNATGDKTTLAGIMRLVEDARKTKSKTQVLADRAAGWLFYAAVFMAIITGIAWTISIGFGIDVVERVVTVLVIACPHALGLAIPLVVAINTTIAAKNGILIRDRIASEIARDVDIVVFDKTGTLTVGEQRVIEIKTSPKIGEEEALRMMAAVESDSEHMIAKAITKTAKERNIETPSVENFKAIKGKGVKATYENEEVHVGGENLLKELSVKPTQEITTFSEKAGLNGHTVVYLIQDKEVLAAVSLADKIRDESKDTVEALKIMDIDIALLTGDSEKVAKYVSNELGIKKYFAEVLPEDKDKKIIELQNKGKLVAMVGDGVNDAPALTRADVGIAIGSGTDIAIESADIVLVENNPYDVIRVLNLSKKSYRKMKENLVYAAGYNVFALPLAAGVLAPIGILLSPAIGAILMSASTVIVAINAQRLRTIDL; translated from the coding sequence ATGTCACAAAAAAATGAGGAATGCAGTTGCTGCAGAATATGCGGCAATAAAGAAAAACATGAAAAAAATAAAACTCAGATTAACCACTCCGGACATGAAGAACTTTTCAAAAAAAGATTTTTAATATCATTTTTCCTAAGCATACCCGTTTTGATTTACAGCCCAACAATCCAAGACTGGTTCAACTATGCACCACCGATCTTTCTTGGCAGTGAATATATACCTATTTTTTTCGGCACAACCGTTTTCATAGTTGGTGGAATCCCCTTCCTCAAAATGGGGGTTGTCGAGGCTCGCAACAGGGAACCAGGAATGATGATGTTGATTTCACTGGCGATAATGGTTGCATTCACATACAGTATTTTCGCTTCAATCTTCGATATTGGAATGACCTTGTATTGGGAACTTGTTACCCTAATCGTGATTTTTTTATTAGGCCATTGGATTGAGATGCGTAGCGTTAGACGTGCATCAGGGGCTTTAGATGAACTTGCTGATTTAATGCCGGAAAAAGCCGAGGTAATAACAAGCTCTGGAGATACAGAACTAGTTGAATTAGATAAAATTAAGGAAGATGACTTAGTCTTAGTGAGGCCAGGCCAGAACATACCAGTTGATGGTGTTGTTGAAAAAGGAAGTACTAAAGTTGATCAATCGATGATAACAGGGGAATCAAACCCTGTTAGAAAAGAACCTGGCGACAAGGTGGTTGGTGGTACGTTAAACGGAGATGGTAGTTTAAGAGTTAGAGTAAACGCCACTGGAGATAAAACCACTCTCGCCGGAATCATGCGTTTGGTGGAAGATGCACGGAAAACTAAATCTAAAACACAGGTTTTAGCTGATAGAGCTGCTGGCTGGTTGTTCTACGCAGCAGTCTTTATGGCTATAATAACCGGTATCGCATGGACGATTTCAATTGGATTTGGGATTGATGTTGTTGAACGGGTTGTAACGGTTTTGGTAATAGCATGTCCACATGCATTAGGCCTAGCAATTCCTCTTGTTGTAGCTATAAACACAACAATAGCTGCTAAAAACGGGATTTTGATAAGGGATAGAATTGCATCAGAAATAGCTAGAGATGTAGATATAGTAGTTTTTGATAAAACAGGAACATTAACTGTTGGAGAGCAGAGAGTTATTGAAATAAAAACATCACCTAAAATAGGTGAGGAAGAAGCTTTAAGGATGATGGCCGCTGTTGAATCAGATTCAGAGCATATGATAGCTAAAGCAATAACAAAAACAGCTAAAGAAAGAAATATAGAAACACCAAGTGTTGAAAACTTTAAAGCAATTAAAGGCAAAGGTGTCAAAGCCACCTATGAAAATGAAGAGGTGCATGTAGGGGGTGAAAACCTATTAAAAGAACTGAGCGTTAAACCAACTCAAGAAATCACTACTTTTAGTGAAAAAGCTGGTTTAAATGGACATACAGTCGTTTATTTAATTCAAGATAAAGAAGTTTTGGCTGCTGTCTCACTTGCAGATAAAATTAGAGACGAAAGCAAAGACACCGTTGAAGCATTAAAAATAATGGATATAGATATAGCTCTATTGACAGGAGATTCGGAAAAGGTTGCTAAATATGTTTCAAATGAACTTGGAATAAAAAAATATTTTGCCGAAGTACTTCCAGAAGACAAAGATAAAAAAATCATTGAACTTCAAAACAAAGGTAAATTAGTTGCTATGGTTGGAGACGGAGTTAACGACGCCCCCGCACTAACTAGAGCTGATGTTGGAATAGCTATCGGGAGTGGTACAGATATAGCAATTGAGTCAGCAGACATCGTGTTGGTTGAAAACAACCCTTATGACGTAATCCGTGTTTTAAATTTAAGTAAAAAAAGCTATCGTAAAATGAAGGAGAACTTAGTTTATGCAGCAGGATACAACGTCTTTGCATTACCATTAGCTGCTGGAGTATTAGCACCGATTGGAATTCTGTTATCACCAGCTATAGGCGCTATATTGATGTCTGCAAGCACAGTAATCGTAGCCATAAATGCACAGAGATTAAGGACAATCGACCTATAA
- a CDS encoding DUF1786 family protein: MTLAIDVGKGTQDVLLTDKLDENVVKMVLPSPTRIVADKIRQVEGDLLCTGNTMGGGPVSKVIKNHVRSNDVVMVEEAARTLSDNLDFVRDMGIKIIDKEEVQDYNGYTKVEMGDLLLDEIHGFLDSIEIKQPEKIGIGVQDHGVAPEGISDRRYRFSYFKEVIQEKGLLKDLVFKEKTGRFSRIDSALSQLSSYESIALDSKIAAIIGCYQGGDEIVVDAGNGHFMAASIKENKLVGLFEHHTRMLDDDRITELIDKLIHGEITDDEVFGDGGHGAYVSESIEPEKIIVTGPRRDVMPNTINIEYAHPIGDVMMSGAVGIYKSFKLKEQNKN, from the coding sequence TTGACATTAGCAATTGATGTAGGAAAGGGAACACAGGACGTTTTATTAACTGATAAGCTTGATGAAAATGTTGTTAAAATGGTTTTACCATCTCCTACAAGGATAGTTGCAGATAAAATAAGACAGGTTGAAGGAGACCTTCTATGCACTGGCAACACGATGGGTGGAGGCCCTGTTTCTAAGGTTATAAAGAACCATGTTAGGTCAAATGATGTTGTTATGGTTGAAGAGGCGGCTCGAACCCTTTCAGACAACCTAGATTTTGTTAGAGATATGGGTATTAAAATAATCGATAAAGAGGAAGTTCAAGATTATAATGGGTATACAAAGGTTGAGATGGGAGACCTTTTGTTAGATGAAATACATGGTTTTTTAGATTCAATAGAAATCAAACAGCCAGAAAAGATAGGTATAGGCGTGCAAGACCATGGAGTTGCGCCTGAAGGAATATCTGACAGGAGATATAGATTCAGTTATTTCAAAGAGGTTATTCAAGAAAAAGGCCTGCTAAAAGACCTTGTTTTTAAAGAAAAAACAGGTAGGTTCAGCAGAATCGACAGTGCATTAAGCCAGTTATCAAGTTATGAATCTATCGCATTAGACTCTAAAATAGCTGCAATAATCGGGTGTTATCAAGGTGGAGATGAAATTGTTGTTGACGCTGGAAACGGCCATTTCATGGCGGCTTCAATTAAAGAAAATAAATTGGTTGGTTTGTTTGAACACCATACCAGAATGCTAGATGATGACAGGATAACAGAGTTGATTGATAAATTGATCCATGGAGAAATAACCGATGACGAAGTTTTTGGAGATGGAGGCCATGGAGCATATGTCTCCGAATCTATAGAGCCTGAAAAAATAATTGTTACTGGTCCAAGAAGAGACGTAATGCCCAACACAATAAACATTGAATATGCCCACCCAATAGGTGACGTCATGATGTCTGGAGCGGTTGGAATATACAAATCATTCAAACTGAAGGAACAAAACAAAAACTAA
- the ribH gene encoding 6,7-dimethyl-8-ribityllumazine synthase, whose product MSVKLGFVISEFNYDVTESMRELAERHADFLGAEVVEEVFVPGVFDMPLAIKNLLETDKIDAVVTLGCVIEGQTDHDQVVASQTSRKITDLSLDYDKPVSLGISGPGQTRHEAQQRVDYAKRAVESAVKMAEKDL is encoded by the coding sequence ATGTCTGTAAAACTTGGTTTCGTTATATCTGAATTTAATTACGATGTTACGGAGAGCATGCGGGAACTTGCAGAGAGGCACGCTGATTTCTTAGGTGCTGAAGTCGTTGAAGAGGTTTTTGTGCCAGGTGTTTTTGACATGCCTTTGGCTATTAAGAACCTATTGGAAACGGATAAAATCGATGCTGTAGTCACATTGGGTTGTGTAATTGAAGGGCAGACCGATCACGACCAGGTTGTTGCTTCTCAGACCTCGAGAAAGATTACGGATTTATCTCTTGATTATGATAAACCGGTTTCGTTAGGAATAAGTGGTCCTGGTCAAACAAGGCATGAGGCACAGCAAAGGGTTGATTATGCGAAAAGAGCTGTTGAGTCAGCTGTAAAGATGGCTGAGAAAGACCTATGA
- the ribC gene encoding riboflavin synthase, protein MGVGGKIKVGVADTTFARYDMASDAIDEIEKRASVEVLRYTVPGVKDLPVAAKKLIEERGADLVLAFGMPGPEDIDKMCADQASNGLIQAQLMTNTHVLEVFVHMDELDSDKELADLAEKRAREHGRNAVKLLLKPEHLTREAGMGEREGGPDVGPLFR, encoded by the coding sequence ATGGGTGTTGGCGGTAAAATTAAGGTTGGAGTTGCGGACACAACGTTCGCTAGATACGATATGGCTTCTGACGCTATTGATGAGATTGAAAAGAGAGCTTCCGTTGAGGTTCTGAGGTACACAGTTCCTGGAGTTAAGGATTTACCGGTAGCTGCTAAGAAACTTATAGAGGAGCGTGGAGCCGATCTAGTTCTAGCGTTTGGGATGCCTGGTCCGGAAGATATCGATAAGATGTGTGCAGATCAAGCTTCTAATGGGTTGATTCAAGCCCAGTTGATGACTAACACCCATGTTTTAGAGGTTTTTGTCCACATGGATGAACTTGATAGTGATAAAGAACTTGCTGATCTTGCGGAGAAACGTGCAAGAGAACACGGTAGAAATGCAGTAAAGTTATTACTTAAACCCGAACATTTAACAAGAGAAGCAGGTATGGGTGAAAGAGAAGGGGGGCCTGATGTAGGTCCATTGTTTAGGTGA
- the cgi121 gene encoding KEOPS complex subunit Cgi121 → MVLERKDSNQLISVDKIEVEVKAGRLYIEDLDVFLKSLNSCGGDGAIQAVNADIIAGEKHLKHAAEKAIRSWHNEPISKSLSMEMLLYIVGERQIDKAIEKAGVGEGKQKVGFVGIGDIDWESLKQKLDLNIDNSLLEYKKEKINKIKEIYNISEEELRAIGSDKIPLLVLERVTLLDTKK, encoded by the coding sequence ATGGTTCTAGAAAGAAAGGACAGTAATCAATTGATCAGTGTTGATAAAATTGAAGTAGAAGTTAAGGCCGGTCGATTATATATAGAAGATTTAGATGTTTTTCTAAAATCATTGAATAGTTGTGGAGGTGATGGAGCTATTCAAGCTGTTAACGCAGATATTATAGCCGGTGAAAAACACCTTAAACACGCTGCGGAGAAAGCAATTAGGTCCTGGCACAACGAGCCGATTTCAAAGTCATTAAGTATGGAGATGCTTCTCTACATAGTTGGTGAAAGACAGATAGATAAAGCTATAGAAAAAGCAGGTGTTGGAGAAGGTAAACAGAAAGTAGGTTTTGTAGGAATTGGAGACATTGATTGGGAATCTCTCAAGCAAAAACTTGATTTAAATATCGATAACTCATTACTTGAATATAAAAAAGAGAAGATAAATAAAATCAAGGAGATATACAATATCTCAGAAGAAGAGTTAAGAGCAATCGGTAGTGATAAAATACCTCTATTGGTTTTAGAGCGTGTAACTCTTTTAGACACAAAGAAATAA
- a CDS encoding DUF790 family protein, translating into MLTILTKKLLETKKKGTEIKPRYREPRKHIEEARTVINEFKTGRSRGEIEEAVKSHETHQDFKFLRALHALIERRCSFENKAKTPPQEIRSNLYSKGYVTDKKERDRLIRETAREYNIDPLEVEEWFWADRKENEILKTNVNRNPTNLIKQYNLSATQTLLFDALEIKFNVTDNYRQIFGILKYLGLMYTVNPNLDIKVTGPGSLFKKTRKYGNQLARLLPYIMKSSNWKVSAKIEKKDRGEPRIYNFHLDDSKQDYFPYMKTDKEQSFDSEVERDLANRLEKIKTGWQIKREPTIIKSGNSVMIPDFSFEKYNKSFYLEVVGFWTPEYIEKKIKKVKNMEADKPVILAVNKNLKCTKQDFNQAEEVFFYKKRIPLKKIIKRMEKLEEEAVNQQIKKIDVTDITEKKEITDIKKKANEKNVPPETIKKKLKKHQGAVCENKYIPPNKIKEIKTEINKLSDKKLPKVKKILKKHNLTESSLEKLGYTAKWKSFNPEDVQVTPKKQKKD; encoded by the coding sequence GTGTTAACAATCCTAACTAAAAAACTACTAGAAACCAAGAAAAAAGGAACAGAGATAAAACCTCGATACCGAGAACCCAGAAAACATATAGAAGAAGCCAGGACAGTAATCAATGAATTCAAAACTGGTAGGTCGAGAGGAGAAATAGAAGAAGCCGTTAAATCACATGAAACACACCAAGACTTCAAGTTCTTAAGAGCACTTCACGCATTAATAGAAAGAAGATGCAGTTTCGAAAACAAAGCAAAAACACCACCCCAAGAGATAAGAAGCAATTTATACAGCAAGGGATATGTAACGGACAAAAAAGAAAGAGATCGATTAATCAGAGAAACAGCTAGAGAATACAACATAGATCCATTGGAAGTAGAAGAATGGTTTTGGGCAGACAGAAAAGAAAACGAAATCCTAAAAACAAACGTAAATAGAAACCCAACAAACCTAATTAAACAATACAACCTATCAGCCACACAAACATTACTTTTCGATGCATTAGAAATTAAATTCAATGTAACAGATAACTATAGACAGATATTTGGAATTCTTAAATACCTCGGTTTGATGTACACCGTTAACCCCAATCTAGACATAAAGGTTACAGGCCCTGGCTCTTTATTTAAAAAAACCCGTAAATATGGAAACCAGCTTGCAAGACTCCTACCATACATAATGAAATCCAGTAATTGGAAAGTATCTGCCAAAATAGAGAAAAAAGATAGAGGCGAACCAAGAATATACAATTTCCATCTTGATGACTCAAAACAAGACTACTTCCCATACATGAAGACAGATAAAGAACAAAGTTTCGACAGTGAGGTTGAGAGAGACCTTGCAAACAGGCTAGAGAAAATAAAAACCGGTTGGCAAATTAAAAGAGAACCAACAATAATAAAGTCAGGAAACAGCGTAATGATACCTGACTTCAGTTTCGAAAAATACAACAAATCATTCTACCTAGAGGTTGTTGGTTTCTGGACTCCCGAATACATAGAAAAGAAGATTAAGAAAGTCAAAAACATGGAAGCAGATAAACCAGTAATTCTAGCCGTAAACAAAAACCTAAAATGCACTAAACAAGATTTCAATCAGGCAGAAGAAGTTTTTTTCTATAAAAAAAGAATCCCACTTAAAAAAATAATAAAAAGAATGGAAAAACTTGAAGAAGAAGCAGTTAACCAACAGATAAAGAAAATAGATGTAACAGACATCACAGAGAAAAAAGAAATAACAGACATAAAAAAGAAAGCTAACGAAAAAAACGTACCCCCAGAAACAATCAAAAAGAAACTAAAAAAACATCAAGGAGCAGTATGCGAAAACAAATACATCCCACCCAACAAAATAAAAGAAATAAAAACAGAAATAAACAAACTCTCAGACAAAAAACTACCAAAAGTCAAAAAAATACTAAAAAAACATAACTTAACAGAATCATCACTAGAAAAACTAGGATACACCGCAAAATGGAAATCTTTCAACCCAGAAGACGTTCAAGTAACACCCAAGAAACAAAAAAAGGACTAA
- a CDS encoding pyridoxal phosphate-dependent aminotransferase translates to MSRKISRRVQRIESSATLKMADLAKKLRRKGEDVISLGVGEPDFDTPYNIKECSKQALDDGFVHYTDSKGIPELRELLSEKLSRDNGIKKKPSEIILTPGAKFAIFLACQTLLEDGDKALLFDPSWVSYKESVKMTGAEVEWCSMNEDLRPSVEEYKDILESENISIVVLNSPCNPTGQVYSEEEVRELVEIALDNDATVLSDEIYEKIVYNRDHYSPASDYQDVVTINGFSKTYSMTGWRLGYIVADEDLINQFIKIQQHSVSCPTSFAQKGALCALNDPVSDEVVSEMVERFRDRRDLLVEGLNSFSEVECVTPEGAFYAFPDVGRDSDMVAERLLRECHVVVTPGSAFGEDSRNNIRISYARSEERIKEALERMEEIFD, encoded by the coding sequence ATGAGCCGAAAAATTTCACGCAGGGTTCAGAGGATTGAATCCTCTGCGACTCTCAAGATGGCGGATCTTGCTAAAAAGCTTCGTAGAAAAGGAGAGGACGTTATTTCCCTAGGTGTGGGTGAACCTGACTTTGACACTCCATATAACATAAAAGAGTGTTCTAAACAAGCTTTGGACGATGGTTTTGTTCATTATACTGATTCAAAAGGTATTCCAGAGTTAAGGGAGCTTTTGTCTGAAAAACTCAGTCGAGATAACGGTATTAAGAAAAAACCTAGTGAGATTATCTTAACTCCAGGAGCTAAGTTTGCTATATTCCTTGCCTGCCAGACATTGCTTGAAGATGGGGATAAAGCTTTGTTGTTTGACCCTTCATGGGTTTCATACAAAGAAAGCGTAAAGATGACTGGTGCCGAGGTAGAATGGTGTTCAATGAATGAGGATCTCCGGCCATCAGTTGAGGAGTATAAAGATATTCTTGAGTCAGAAAACATCTCTATTGTTGTTTTAAACAGTCCCTGTAATCCAACGGGCCAGGTTTATAGTGAAGAAGAAGTTCGTGAATTAGTTGAAATTGCTTTAGATAATGATGCAACGGTTCTTTCAGATGAGATTTATGAAAAGATTGTTTACAACCGTGATCACTATAGTCCTGCATCTGATTATCAGGATGTAGTGACAATTAATGGTTTTTCTAAAACCTATTCCATGACTGGATGGCGTTTAGGCTATATTGTTGCTGATGAAGACCTCATTAACCAGTTTATAAAGATACAGCAACATTCTGTTAGTTGTCCAACCTCATTTGCTCAAAAAGGTGCTTTATGTGCTCTTAATGACCCTGTGTCTGATGAAGTAGTTAGTGAGATGGTTGAGCGTTTTAGAGATCGTAGAGATCTGCTTGTGGAGGGATTGAACTCTTTCAGTGAGGTTGAGTGTGTTACGCCTGAAGGTGCGTTTTATGCATTTCCCGATGTTGGAAGGGATTCAGATATGGTTGCTGAAAGATTGCTCAGAGAGTGTCATGTAGTTGTTACTCCTGGCTCTGCTTTTGGAGAAGATTCTAGAAACAATATCCGTATTTCTTATGCGAGGTCTGAAGAACGGATAAAGGAAGCTTTGGAGCGAATGGAAGAAATATTTGATTAA